GGACTTGTTTCTCGCCTCCGGAAAGGGACCCGGCTTTTATCTTCCTTCTCTTCTCCAGGACGGGGTAACGTTCCCAGATCTCCTGAACGGCCTTCCTGAGTAAAAACGAATCTTTTAAGAGAATCCCCCCCATCTCGAGATTTTCCATTACGGTCAGGGAAGGAAAGATGTTTTTCCCCTGAGGGATATAGGCCATGCCCAACTTTACTTTTTCTTCGGGTCCTTTACGGGAGATTTCAGATCCGCAAAATTGGATGGAGCCTCGGGTCGGTTGGATGAGACCAAAGATGGTTTTAAGAAGGGTGGATTTTCCCGATCCATTTGGTCCAATAATACAGACGATCTCCTTGGAGGCCACGGAGAGGGAGACCCCGTGGAGGACTTC
This genomic interval from Thermodesulfobacteriota bacterium contains the following:
- a CDS encoding ABC transporter ATP-binding protein, which codes for MAESFLEVREVYSGYGRIEVLHGVSLSVASKEIVCIIGPNGSGKSTLLKTIFGLIQPTRGSIQFCGSEISRKGPEEKVKLGMAYIPQGKNIFPSLTVMENLEMGGILLKDSFLLRKAVQEIWERYPVLEKRRKIKAGSLSGGEKQVLAMARASLTQPKLILLDEPSIGLAPKVIDEMYHHIYVTNQEGVTLLIVEQNARKALRLAHRAYVLDLGVNRLEDTGEGLLNNEEVKHLYLGR